From Cellulosimicrobium sp. ES-005, one genomic window encodes:
- a CDS encoding hotdog fold thioesterase has protein sequence MGLRTAGTLIERMGIELEVVSADRVTARMPVAGNTQPAGLLHGGASVVLAETLGSIAAQLHGGPGRAAVGIEVNATHHRGVRDGWVHGEAVAVHRGRTTASYEIVVSDDEGRRVCTARLTCMILGRD, from the coding sequence ATGGGCCTGCGCACCGCGGGCACGCTCATCGAGCGCATGGGCATCGAGCTGGAGGTCGTGAGCGCCGACCGGGTCACCGCGCGCATGCCCGTCGCGGGCAACACCCAGCCCGCGGGCCTGCTGCACGGGGGCGCGTCGGTCGTGCTCGCCGAGACGCTCGGGTCGATCGCCGCGCAGCTCCACGGTGGGCCCGGGCGCGCCGCGGTGGGGATCGAGGTCAACGCCACCCACCACCGGGGGGTGCGCGACGGCTGGGTCCACGGGGAGGCCGTCGCGGTGCACCGGGGCCGTACGACGGCGAGCTACGAGATCGTGGTGTCCGACGACGAGGGACGTCGTGTGTGCACGGCCCGCCTCACGTGCATGATCCTCGGCCGGGACTGA
- a CDS encoding GNAT family N-acetyltransferase: protein MRPAVEVRPAVGDDLPGIAVLCSEARRESASGAQICAPDEDRLVRHLSVLLTLPGGNVLVALHDGRPVGFVLARVLDPHLFADEPSLYVEAVYVGEDSRRRGVGHALLSATADLAAGAGATHVYSVPIPGSRGVQRFLARLGFGPVAGHRVVSTAVLQRRLAADLTPTRRGTRSLEDLIARRRRARTETMSGPVDLREFQAEYRNRGGVVTPVEARETLPG, encoded by the coding sequence GTGCGCCCAGCAGTGGAGGTCAGGCCCGCGGTCGGTGACGACCTGCCGGGGATCGCTGTGCTGTGCTCGGAGGCCCGGCGCGAGTCGGCGTCCGGGGCGCAGATCTGCGCGCCCGACGAGGACCGCCTGGTCCGGCACCTGTCGGTGCTGCTCACGCTCCCGGGCGGCAACGTCCTCGTCGCCCTGCACGACGGCCGCCCCGTCGGGTTCGTGCTGGCGCGCGTGCTCGACCCGCACCTGTTCGCCGACGAGCCGAGCCTGTACGTCGAGGCCGTCTACGTCGGCGAGGACTCCCGCCGACGCGGCGTGGGTCACGCGCTGCTCAGCGCGACGGCGGACCTCGCTGCCGGCGCCGGTGCGACGCACGTCTACTCGGTCCCGATCCCCGGATCGCGCGGCGTCCAGCGCTTCCTCGCGCGGCTCGGCTTCGGCCCGGTCGCGGGCCACCGCGTCGTGTCGACCGCGGTGCTCCAGCGTCGCCTCGCGGCCGACCTCACGCCCACCCGCCGGGGCACCCGTTCCCTCGAGGACCTCATCGCGCGCCGTCGTCGTGCCCGGACCGAGACGATGTCCGGACCGGTCGACCTGCGCGAGTTCCAGGCGGAGTACCGCAACCGCGGCGGCGTCGTGACGCCGGTCGAGGCCCGCGAGACCCTGCCCGGCTGA
- a CDS encoding nucleotidyltransferase domain-containing protein, whose translation MRAVPDSLDPAVVRRVDARLDAVVRDERVAIPLAVESGSRAWGFPSPDSDHDCRFVYVRSQADYLDPWPRRDVVETPLDAVLDVNGWDLLKAVRLLVRGNATLLEWLRSPIVYRADDAFRAELLALAEHVVDRDALRRHYLHVALGQRDRWWSVPAVPYKKVFYVVRPAATLRWLRVRPDDAVPPMDLVTLLTEGEASGDVVRAAAELVALKAVSREMGAGAVPRPLGWFVDDELARASEAVEPGAERTGARTRAAEAFRSMVVRYGPEPSAWGTGRRLAPGAAR comes from the coding sequence ATGCGTGCCGTGCCGGACTCCCTGGACCCTGCGGTCGTGCGTCGGGTCGACGCGCGGCTGGACGCCGTCGTGCGCGACGAGCGGGTCGCGATACCGCTCGCGGTGGAGAGCGGGAGCCGTGCATGGGGGTTCCCGTCGCCGGACTCGGACCACGACTGCCGGTTCGTGTACGTCCGGTCGCAGGCGGACTACCTGGACCCGTGGCCGCGGCGCGACGTCGTCGAGACCCCGCTCGACGCGGTGCTTGACGTGAACGGGTGGGACCTGCTCAAGGCGGTCCGGCTGCTCGTACGGGGGAACGCGACCCTGCTGGAGTGGCTGCGCTCGCCGATCGTCTATCGCGCCGACGACGCGTTCCGGGCGGAGCTGCTCGCGCTCGCGGAGCACGTCGTCGACCGCGACGCGCTGCGGCGCCACTACCTGCACGTGGCGCTGGGTCAGCGCGACCGATGGTGGTCGGTGCCCGCGGTGCCGTACAAGAAGGTCTTCTACGTCGTGCGCCCGGCGGCGACGCTGCGGTGGCTGCGCGTGCGCCCCGACGACGCCGTACCGCCCATGGATCTGGTGACGCTGCTCACGGAGGGGGAGGCCTCGGGGGACGTGGTGCGCGCCGCGGCGGAGCTCGTCGCGCTCAAGGCGGTGTCGCGCGAGATGGGTGCCGGCGCCGTCCCGAGACCACTGGGGTGGTTCGTCGACGACGAGCTGGCGCGCGCGTCGGAGGCGGTGGAGCCCGGCGCGGAACGGACGGGTGCTCGGACGCGCGCGGCGGAGGCGTTCCGCTCGATGGTCGTCCGGTACGGTCCGGAGCCGTCGGCGTGGGGGACGGGCCGCCGGCTCGCGCCGGGTGCGGCGCGGTGA
- a CDS encoding response regulator, with protein MIEPEPAATPAPSGRPARRAVVAEDEALIRLDVVETLRDAGFDVVGEAGDGATAVKLALELKPDVVVMDVKMPELDGISAAEQIGKAHAAPVVLLTAFSQAELVERARDAGAMAYVVKPFTPADLLPAVEIAISRYSQITALESEVADLAERFETRKRVDRAKGLLMTKMGLSEPESFRWIQKTSMDRRLTMREVADAVIEQVGGA; from the coding sequence ATGATCGAGCCCGAGCCCGCCGCGACCCCCGCCCCGTCGGGCCGTCCCGCGCGCCGCGCGGTCGTCGCCGAGGACGAGGCCCTGATCCGTCTCGATGTGGTCGAGACGCTGCGCGACGCCGGTTTCGACGTCGTCGGCGAGGCGGGCGACGGCGCCACGGCGGTCAAGCTGGCTCTCGAGCTCAAGCCCGACGTCGTCGTCATGGACGTGAAGATGCCCGAGCTCGACGGCATCTCCGCCGCGGAGCAGATCGGCAAGGCGCACGCCGCGCCGGTCGTCCTGCTCACGGCGTTCTCGCAGGCGGAGCTCGTCGAGCGGGCGCGCGACGCGGGGGCCATGGCCTACGTCGTCAAGCCGTTCACGCCGGCGGACCTGCTGCCCGCGGTCGAGATCGCGATCTCGCGCTACTCGCAGATCACGGCGCTCGAGTCCGAGGTCGCGGACCTGGCGGAGCGCTTCGAGACGCGCAAGCGCGTGGACCGTGCCAAGGGTCTGCTCATGACCAAGATGGGTCTGTCGGAGCCGGAGTCGTTCCGCTGGATCCAGAAGACGTCGATGGACCGGCGCCTCACCATGCGCGAGGTCGCGGACGCCGTCATCGAGCAGGTCGGCGGCGCCTGA